From the Oceanobacillus kimchii X50 genome, the window GGCTACTGGTAAATCACGTACAAATAAACCATCTCAAGAGGAAGTTGCAGTACAATGGTTACTTCAATCTCCATTTGATCGAAGCAATGGAGTGAGAAAAAAAGTAATAGCTACGCTTCAAATAGACCAAGATCAAATAGCACCGCTTAAAACACTAGGATATGAAATATTGCCGGTGACATCTTTAAGTGATCTTAATACAGAAGTTGATGCTATTTGGATTGATGAGACAATACCGTCTATCGAAGGAGTAGTACCTACAAATACGATTGTTTTTGCATCGGATAATCAATCTGCGCAATTAAAAAATAATATTGTGATAACCAATCAATCTCCAGCAAAAATCGCTCTACAACTTCGTAATGGTCAAGAGACGAAACAACCAATCAAATTATAATTAGCTCTAAAATGTGTTTATGTTTCATTTTATAAGGGTATTAAAATATATATAAGATAAGGAGCCTTCCATAATGAAGGCTTTTTTTTTTGAAAAGATAAGAGTATAAAAATTGGGAATTCCAATCGTTCATAGAAAGATAAGGCCACTTCTAGCTCCATCGACCAGCAACGGCGACTTCACGAAATTGCCCTACGAAGACTGCCGAATGGCGTGGTCGCACTTATACCCTTGGGTGAAAGTCATCATCGGTTGTCACCTTACCGTGTCCTTTATCTTAAAGAAAAAAGGAAGTTCGACCATTGTCGAACCATCCTTAAAAAAAAAGGGAGACACTCGCTACGTTGCTAAACGGTCGCTTGTGCTTTTATTCCTATAAATTGTTGGTTTAGGTTATCAATAAATGGATTAAACTATTATTATAAAAATCCATCTACTCCAGCCTTCTTCATAGACAAATCCATTTACTAATTCATAATATATAAGAAAAGAACTGCATAGGTGTGATTACATGAAAAACAAGAAAAAGATTATGATCTACAGCGGATTGGTTGCGTTAGTACTTCTTATTATAATTGGATTTATCTACCAATCTCAAGATCCATTTAAGCATCTTTCCTCCGACCAAATAGAGAAAGAAACAGCACTACAAAAACAAGTAGATCAAAATAAATCAAACAATCAACAAGACAATACGAATGACGAAACAGCTAATGAGAATGCAGAAGCCGAAGAAACATCAGGAAATTCCTTCCCCAAAGTTATCAATGAAGCTGTTCAGGGAACGATGAACTTCTTATCTACAGATGAAACACAAATCGTTGCTGTTGGTGATTCATTAACTCAGGGTGTTGGTGATGAAACCGAGCAAGGCGGTTATGTTGGCATTCTTGATAGAACAATAAATAGTACTGGATATAGTGCTGAATTTGATAACTTCGGAAAACGAGGTAACCGAACAGATCAACTGCTAGAAAGATTACGAAATGAACAAAATTTGATTGATGCCATTCAAGAATCAGATATTGCTTTAGTAACTATTGGTGCAAACGACATTATGCAAGTGGTTAAGGAAAATATCACAAGCTTAGATATTAATGATTTTCAAGTAGAACAAGTTCATTATGAGCAAAGGCTCCAAGATATTTTCACTGAAATCCGGGAAATTAATCCCGATTCTTATATTTATTTAGTAGGGATTTATAATCCTTTTAAAAATTACTTTGAAGACATCCAAGAGCTTGATATGATCGTTAGTGACTGGAATGATACTGGAATCAGCATTACAGACGAATATGAAAATAGTACTTTTATACCAATTGAAGATTTATTTAATGATACAAATAATATTAACCTATATGCCGACGACAATTTCCACCCGAACTACGAAGGGTATTATAGAATTGCTGAACGAGTATTAAATTATATGTCAATTAGATAAGGATGAACATAATGAGAGAACGATTAAGAAGACTAAAAAAGATAAACAAGTGGAAAAAACTTTTCATAGGGTTATTTACCTTAAATATACTTTTGATAATTATCGTTCTTTCCCTCATCTTTTGGCCTGTATCGAATAATGAATACCCATCCTCAAATGATATAAATGAACAAGAAAGTTCCGAGTTTATTATTCGTACAACAAAACAAAATTTAAATAGTTTAGTAAATGCATATATCGAAAAATTACTTGAAGGGACAAATCATCATTATCGAATAGCACTTGAAGAAGATGTACATTTAATGGGAGAATTACCTGTATTCTCTTCCACGGTTCCTTTATCAGTTAGACTTGAACCACTAGTCCAACCGAACGGAGATCTGATACTCAAACAAAAATCAATATCTGTAGGTTTATTAGAGCTTCCGAACAAAAAAATTATGGAATATATGGGAAGATACTTACCAATGCCAGAATGGGTTACGATTAACCCAGAAGAGCAAGAAATCTATGTTGCAGTTACGGATATGGATATACAAGGAAACTTTCATGTATCTGTAGAAAACATTGATTTAGAGGCTAATAATATAGCACTTAAATTGAATGTGCCGTATGAAACACTTGGTATTCAACAACTAAACTCAGAATCATTACGAGGGCTTTATGAGGAAGACTAACCATTTATGCGTGCGATAGTGGATAGCCTGATTATTATAAAGCCACAGTGGAGACATTCTTCTCCTATATACTAAGCTTCATCATAATCTTGAAGTCTGGATATTCCTGCACGTCACATGCAGAATAAGACATAATAAAAAAGAACCTATGTTTTGGATAATCTATACCCCTTATATCACATTCTACACATAGGTTCTTTTTCTAATAAAATAATATTATAAAATAGATAATGAGTGCTTTTCTATATTCTTTTTTAAACCGCAGTAATCATCTAACGTTCCTTCGTATAATAGTTCAATACCTTGTAGTTCACGTAAATCAGATGGTGTGGTAAAATAAGGAGGCTTTTGGAACTTAAAAGATGAGATATGTTGTAGTACTGTTGCTACAAATTGAGAACAGAAATATGCTGATTTTCGATTAATTCTAATATGAAGCATTACTCCAAACAAACCAATAAAATTATAACGATATATATTTTGATTATTTTCTATATCTCTTATATGTTTTTTTATACTAAGATAATCTTCATTAGACACTTGAAAACGATAAATAGCACAAGGCGAATATCGCATAAATGGATTTCTAATATCTTCCTTTACGAAACCACCAATAAACGGATTATTAGGTTGTTTTCTCCCAAAACTGTATAATTCGGTTAATTCTTCATCAAATCCTATGGATACATGATTTAAAGGTTTTTTCGTATACAAATTTATCGCTCTCGAAAGATAACTCCCCGTGTCTGTAAATAGTAAATATACCGTCCTTTCACACATTCCTCTTACCCCCTTTTGCTTAGGACGCATCTCTTTGTATTACTATATACAAAAGTACCTAGTTGTACAAGTTAATTTTTAATATATTTATAATATTACTTTTAATTTATGCACCTTTACCTAAATATGCCTACACAATTTAACTATTTCTAAAGCCCTATCTTGCATTGTAGCTACAAATGACGTAAGCTGAATTTGATACTTTTTTTCTGGAGGCAATTAATAATGATTAACGTTACGAATGTTAGTTTACGATATGGAGATAAAAAACTTTTTGAAGACGTGAATTTAAAGTTTACACCAGGCAATTGCTATGGAGTGATTGGAGCAAATGGAGCCGGTAAATCAACTTTTCTTAAGATACTATCCGGTGAAGTGGAACCACAATCTGGTAATGTATCCATGGCACCCGGACAGAGATTAACTGTATTAAAACAGGATCACTTTGCATATGAGGAACATCCAGTTTTAGAAACTGTGCTTATGGGACATGAACGCCTATATAAAGTAAAGCAGGAAAAAGATGCAATTTACATGAAAGAAGATTTCTCTGAAGAAGACGGAATTCGTGCTGCTGAACTTGAAGGTGATTTTGCTGAGATGAATGGTTGGGAAGCAGAATCCGACGCAGCTGTATTATTAAAAGGTCTTGGTATTGATGAGTCCATTCACGACAAATTGATGGCAGATATTCCTGAAGAACAAAAAGTAAAAGTTCTTCTTGCACAAGCATTATTTGGTAATCCAGATATCCTATTATTGGATGAGCCGACAAACGGTTTGGATATTCAAGCAATTCAATGGTTAGAAG encodes:
- a CDS encoding SGNH/GDSL hydrolase family protein; the encoded protein is MKNKKKIMIYSGLVALVLLIIIGFIYQSQDPFKHLSSDQIEKETALQKQVDQNKSNNQQDNTNDETANENAEAEETSGNSFPKVINEAVQGTMNFLSTDETQIVAVGDSLTQGVGDETEQGGYVGILDRTINSTGYSAEFDNFGKRGNRTDQLLERLRNEQNLIDAIQESDIALVTIGANDIMQVVKENITSLDINDFQVEQVHYEQRLQDIFTEIREINPDSYIYLVGIYNPFKNYFEDIQELDMIVSDWNDTGISITDEYENSTFIPIEDLFNDTNNINLYADDNFHPNYEGYYRIAERVLNYMSIR
- a CDS encoding YpmS family protein — encoded protein: MRERLRRLKKINKWKKLFIGLFTLNILLIIIVLSLIFWPVSNNEYPSSNDINEQESSEFIIRTTKQNLNSLVNAYIEKLLEGTNHHYRIALEEDVHLMGELPVFSSTVPLSVRLEPLVQPNGDLILKQKSISVGLLELPNKKIMEYMGRYLPMPEWVTINPEEQEIYVAVTDMDIQGNFHVSVENIDLEANNIALKLNVPYETLGIQQLNSESLRGLYEED